A genomic window from Daphnia magna isolate NIES linkage group LG9, ASM2063170v1.1, whole genome shotgun sequence includes:
- the LOC116930236 gene encoding uncharacterized protein LOC116930236 isoform X1 gives MMLHQQQQQPLAWNAMSDDGWNPRSLSSFQTFPRHPSLPGSSSSSSSSSSSSSSSSSSSSPSSSGGGASHHHAHSKSLIEDDSKYRSQTNNVKSGAKLALLPGVTPTHGHSRSLGQSTDFVLHPLQTRRQSSLNGHDTDTEDPDIVQVTLGHNDRRFGFSVVGGLEEGFPPRIDEIAPGSPADKADLEIGDEILEVNGKSLDGATHTEVISHIHQCIRSRTICLRVKRKSGNKLAQDLAANSNVQDAFVIAVEKQARERLERLSALKKIKPVDMTKLSQQLSHDGGSATPSNRAAVVAAGTKMDDGDKDDDDEDEVISQGHRSKSRTPPPSTPTVPKKDGGVRLSVTSPPPAFAGALSPPASVSVISPFGSPSGWIDAASSGRDANGAAGAAGDVHINGDHVTQVRVDAIVLTPESSSGGVSRRNHHQPEAVSADDDGDDGDDKEVGDRDQSELLVTTTRLPVSSNATPSSANKCAAAGGGGERLHVTAVQVEHTVTQDESALKSGKPFGSRESVKPSGSQWGSSDPLDQTTSSTAMGAMNGNPSMRSSTGAGSSRGTSGRSAGGGSTSHSSEGGSDWATHDTGPHREMAVDVPDTFVGRTKTPPRYPPPKPANASAVVANAPVAVNNNSPGLRKKVVTAQANQVASNGMVSGIMKPAPPSRDHLRMEDDGRTLVVNHAPPTAQNSTRLQPATQSEQQAAVPAKAVGVEVDVLSAEQKERIRKYQEDERKRREKEERIAREEEFLRSSLRGSRKLQALEESCTKSHPAGAAAAAATGVVNIAYTGHDEDDDVANDPGFANAGLAWAALAQNNYLLNSGMQKIVGLQDVTAALQRVQQQLKKNGHAGQGVEADLAAVQSLLLSPAFRSALTIHSKVQEVWCCGQPTLSSHHNVRQLVTECLNGLQQCGRPEAVELVSLLGRYEMEGLLYAHDRIAEVSTISTAPLNDSNLSGDDMDAMPESAFISSHLSGHSPAHSASGSSQHHQDRTFKVISLEKSNEPLGATVRNDGEAVVVGRIVRGGVAERSGLLHEGDEIVEVNGVEVRGKSINDVCDLVASMTGTITFLIVPVGSGSISKAPAGVLPPNPVVHLKAHFDYDPEDDLYIPCKELGISFMKGDILHVISQEDANWWQAFREGEEDQTLAGLIPSRSFQQHRREAVKQAMVIDTTENEITSRSKAGTLLCAKKQHKKKKRTSFRSNYGKEESEEILTYEEVGLYYPRANHKRPIVLIGPPNIGRKELREMLMQDSERFAPAVPHTSRTKKDSEINGQDYHFISRSQFEADIINRRFVEHGEYEKSYYGTTLDAIRTVVSAGKFCVLNLHPQSLKILKESNLMPFVVFVAPPSLEKLRAKKRDKGETVKDEDLKEIIEKAREMEDVYGHFFDMVIVNGEEERTYSQLVSEVNRLEREPQWVPVVWLDRNSNDHK, from the exons ATGATGCTtcatcagcaacaacagcagccaCTCGCCTGGAACGCCATG agcgacGACGGCTGGAATCCGAGGAGTTTGTCGAGTTTCCAAACATTTCCACGGCACCCGTCGCTACCCGGATCTTCGTCTAGTagctcctcttcttcttcgtcatcatcatcatcatcttcttcttcttcgcctTCGTCTTCCGGCGGTGGCGCTTCGCACCACCACGCCCATTCAAAGTCGTTGATTGAAGACGACTCCAAATACAGAAGTCAAACTAATAATGTGAAAAGCGGCGCCAAACTAGCGCTCCTACCCGGCGTGACCCCCACTCACGGCCATTCACGCTCGTTGGGCCAATCCACCGATTTCGTTCTTCATCCACTTCAAACACGACGTCAATCGTCTttg AACGGACATGACACCGACACTGAAGATCCCGATATCGTTCAAGTGACGTTGGGTCATAACGACCGTCGTTTCGGCTTCTCCGTCGTGGGCGGGTTAGAGGAAGGTTTCCCGCCTCGTATCGATGAAATCGCACCAG GATCCCCCGCAGACAAGGCGGATCTGGAGATTGGCGATGAGATCCTTGAGGTCAATGGCAAGTCGTTGGATGGTGCAACTCACACTGAAGTCATCTCTCACATCCACCAG TGCATCCGCTCGAGGACGATCTGCCTGAGAGTGAAGCGGAAGAGCGGCAACAAATTGG cCCAAGATTTGGCGGCCAATAGTAACGTGCAAGACGCCTTTGTTATCGCTGTGGAAAAACAAGCCCGTGAGCGGCTGGAAAGGTTGTCGGCGTTGAAGAAGATAAAACCGGTCGACATGACCAAACTCTCTCAACAG TTGAGTCACGACGGTGGATCAGCGACGCCATCTAACCGAGCCGCCGTTGTAGCAGCCGGGACGAAGATGGATGACGGCGATAAAGATGACGATGATGAGGACGAGGTCATCAGCCAAGGACATCGGAGTAAGAGCAGGACACCACCGCCATCGACGCCCACCGTCCCGAAAAAGGACGGCGGTGTCCGGCTGTCGGTGACGTCGCCACCGCCGGCCTTTGCTGGCGCTCTATCGCCTCCGGCCTCTGTGTCGGTCATTTCGCCTTTCGGTTCGCCCAGCGGTTGGATCGACGCTGCGAGTTCCGGCCGAGATGCGAATGGTGCCGCAGGAGCAGCAGGAGATGTTCACATCAACGGCGATCACGTGACCCAAGTCAGGGTAGACGCCATCGTCTTGACGCCGGAATCGTCGAGTGGGGGCGTTTCGCGAAGGAACCACCACCAACCGGAAGCGGTTTCTGCCGACGATGACGGAGATGATGGCGACGATAAAGAGGTGGGAGATCGTGACCAGAGTGAATTGCTGGTAACGACGACCCGATTGCCCGTGTCATCCAATGCCACACCGTCGTCTGCTAACAAATGCGCCGCCGCCGGTGGTGGGGGTGAACGTTTGCACGTCACTGCCGTTCAAGTGGAACACACCGTCACCCAGGACGAATCCGC GTTAAAATCGGGCAAGCCGTTTGGTAGTCGGGAGAGCGTCAAACCAAGCGGCAGCCAATGGGGCAGCAGTGATCCGTTAGATCAAACAACATCGTCAACCGCCATGGGCGCTATGAATGGCAATCCATCCATGCGAAGTAGCACCGGCGCAG ggAGTAGCCGAGGAACAAGCGGCCGGAGTGCGGGCGGTGGCAGCACTAGTCACAGTAGCGAAGGAGGTAGTGACTGGGCAACTCACGACACTGGTCCGCACAGGGAAATGGCTGTCGATGTACCCGACACGTTCGTCGGCCGCACCAAAACACCACCTCGTTACCCACCACCCAAGCCGGCCAATGCGTCGGCCGTTGTGGCCAACGCTCCAGTGGCCGTCAATAACAATTCGCCCGGATTGCGCAAGAAGGTGGTGACGGCTCAGGCCAATCAGGTGGCTTCCAACGGCATGGTGAGCGGCATCATGAAGCCGGCTCCTCCGTCGCGAGATCATTTGCGCATGGAGGACGACGGTCGAACATTGGTCGTCAATCACGCGCCTCCAACTGCCCAG AACTCGACTCGACTTCAACCTGCAACTCAATCGGAACAACAGGCAGCCGTTCCGGCAAAAGCGGTGGGCGTTGAAGTGGATGTTCTGAGCGCCGAGCAAAAGGAAAGAATACGAAAGTATCag GAGGATGAAAGAAAACGACGCGAGAAGGAGGAGCGCATTGCCCGCGAGGAGGAGTTTCTGCGCTCGTCGTTGCGCGGATCGCGCAAGCTCCAAGCGCTCGAAGAGAGTTGCACCAAGTCTCATCCGGCTGGAGCAGCTGCCGCTGCAGCTACTGGAGTGGTCAACATTGCCTACACCGGGCATGACGAAGACGACGACGTTGCTAACGATCCTGGTTTCGCTAACGCCGGCCTCGCTTGGGCTGCCCTGGCGCAAAACAATTACCTGCTCAACAGCGGCATGCAGAAGATTGTCG gGTTGCAAGATGTGACTGCGGCGCTCCAGCGAGTCCAGCAGCAATTGAAGAAGAATGGACATGCCGGACAGGGCGTAGAAGCGGATTTGGCTGCTGTGCAGAGTCTCTTGCTGTCGCCGGCCTTCCGGTCGGCTCTGACAATCCATTCGAAGGTGCAGGAAGTCTGGTGCTGCGGCCAGCCTACTTTGTCGTCTCATCACAATGTCCGGCAACTTGTCACTGAG TGTCTGAACGGACTGCAGCAGTGCGGTCGGCCAGAGGCGGTGGAGCTAGTGTCGTTGCTCGGTCGTTACGAAATGGAAGGTCTCCTCTACGCCCACGATCGAATTGCAGAAGTGAGCACGATCAGTACCGCCCCGTTGAACGACTCCAACCTCAGTGGTGACGATATGGACGCGATGCCCGAATCGGCTTTCATCTCATCGCATCTGTCGGGTCATTCACCCGCTCATTCGGCCAGCGGATCTTCGCAACATCATCAAGACAGGACTTTTAAAGTCATTTCCCTCGAAAAATCAAACGAACCTCTG GGCGCCACCGTGAGGAATGACGGTGAAGCTGTGGTGGTTGGTCGGATTGTTCGCGGCGGCGTTGCCGAACGTTCTGGTTTGCTGCACGAAGGCGATGAAATAGTGGAAGTGAACGGCGTCGAAGTGCGTGGCAAATCAATCAACGACGTCTGCGATCTTGTGGCATCCATGACGGGCACCATCACCTTCCTCATTGTTCCAGTCGGAAGTGGATCCATCTCCAAAGCGCCTGCTGGTGTCCTTCCACCTAATCCGGTGGTTCATCTCAAAGCTCATTTTGATTACGATCCAGAGGACGACCTCTACATCCCTTGCAAGGAACTCGGCATTAGTTTTATGAAGGGCGATATCCTTCACGTCATTTCGCAAGAGGACGCCAACTGGTGGCAGGCATTCCGCGAAGGTGAAGAGGATCAAACATTGGCTGGTCTCATTCCCAGTCGATCCTTCCAGCAACA TAGGCGAGAGGCGGTTAAACAGGCCATGGTCATTGACACGACCGAAAATGAGATCACGTCGCGCTCCAAGGCCGGCACGTTGCTCTGTGCCAAAAAGcaacacaagaaaaagaagagaactaGTTTCCGGTCCAACTATGGCAAAG aagaaagcgaagaaatCTTGACTTATGAGGAAGTAGGACTGTATTACCCTCGTGCCAATCACAAACGGCCAATTGTTCTTATCGGTCCGCCCAATATCGGTCGCAAAGAACTGCGCGAAATGTTGATGCAGGATTCCGAACGTTTCGCTCCAGCCGTTCCTC ACACGAGCCGGACGAAAAAAGATTCCGAGATCAATGGCCAAGATTACCATTTTATTTCGCGCAGTCAGTTTGAGGCCGATATTATCAACCGGAGGTTTGTCGAGCACGGCGAGTACGAAAAATCGTACTACGGCACGACGCTCGACGCCATTCGAACGGTCGTTTCGGCCGGCAAGTTTTGCGTCCTCAATCTACACCCTCAATCTCTGAAAATCCTCAAAGAATCCAATTTGATGCCTTTTGTCGTCTTTGTGGCGCCACCGTCGCTCGAGAAATTGCGAGCCAAGAAACGAGACAAAGGGGAAACTGTCAAG GACGAGGATTTGAAAGAGATCATCGAAAAGGCTCGCGAAATGGAGGATGTCTATGGTCACTTTTTCGACATGGTCATTGTGAACGGCGAGGAAGAGCGAACCTACAGCCAATTGGTTAGCGAAGTGAATCGATTGGAGCGTGAACCGCAATGGGTGCCAGTTGTGTGGCTCGACCGTAACAGCAACGATCACAAGTGA
- the LOC116930236 gene encoding uncharacterized protein LOC116930236 isoform X2: protein MMLHQQQQQPLAWNAMSDDGWNPRSLSSFQTFPRHPSLPGSSSSSSSSSSSSSSSSSSSSPSSSGGGASHHHAHSKSLIEDDSKYRSQTNNVKSGAKLALLPGVTPTHGHSRSLGQSTDFVLHPLQTRRQSSLNGHDTDTEDPDIVQVTLGHNDRRFGFSVVGGLEEGFPPRIDEIAPGSPADKADLEIGDEILEVNGKSLDGATHTEVISHIHQCIRSRTICLRVKRKSGNKLAQDLAANSNVQDAFVIAVEKQARERLERLSALKKIKPVDMTKLSQQLSHDGGSATPSNRAAVVAAGTKMDDGDKDDDDEDEVISQGHRSKSRTPPPSTPTVPKKDGGVRLSVTSPPPAFAGALSPPASVSVISPFGSPSGWIDAASSGRDANGAAGAAGDVHINGDHVTQVRVDAIVLTPESSSGGVSRRNHHQPEAVSADDDGDDGDDKEVGDRDQSELLVTTTRLPVSSNATPSSANKCAAAGGGGERLHVTAVQVEHTVTQDESALKSGKPFGSRESVKPSGSQWGSSDPLDQTTSSTAMGAMNGNPSMRSSTGAGSSRGTSGRSAGGGSTSHSSEGGSDWATHDTGPHREMAVDVPDTFVGRTKTPPRYPPPKPANASAVVANAPVAVNNNSPGLRKKVVTAQANQVASNGMVSGIMKPAPPSRDHLRMEDDGRTLVVNHAPPTAQNSTRLQPATQSEQQAAVPAKAVGVEVDVLSAEQKERIRKYQEDERKRREKEERIAREEEFLRSSLRGSRKLQALEESCTKSHPAGAAAAAATGVVNIAYTGHDEDDDVANDPGFANAGLAWAALAQNNYLLNSGMQKIVGLQDVTAALQRVQQQLKKNGHAGQGVEADLAAVQSLLLSPAFRSALTIHSKVQEVWCCGQPTLSSHHNVRQLVTECLNGLQQCGRPEAVELVSLLGRYEMEGLLYAHDRIAEVSTISTAPLNDSNLSGDDMDAMPESAFISSHLSGHSPAHSASGSSQHHQDRTFKVISLEKSNEPLGATVRNDGEAVVVGRIVRGGVAERSGLLHEGDEIVEVNGVEVRGKSINDVCDLVASMTGTITFLIVPVGSGSISKAPAGVLPPNPVVHLKAHFDYDPEDDLYIPCKELGISFMKGDILHVISQEDANWWQAFREGEEDQTLAGLIPSRSFQQQREAVKQAMVIDTTENEITSRSKAGTLLCAKKQHKKKKRTSFRSNYGKEESEEILTYEEVGLYYPRANHKRPIVLIGPPNIGRKELREMLMQDSERFAPAVPHTSRTKKDSEINGQDYHFISRSQFEADIINRRFVEHGEYEKSYYGTTLDAIRTVVSAGKFCVLNLHPQSLKILKESNLMPFVVFVAPPSLEKLRAKKRDKGETVKDEDLKEIIEKAREMEDVYGHFFDMVIVNGEEERTYSQLVSEVNRLEREPQWVPVVWLDRNSNDHK, encoded by the exons ATGATGCTtcatcagcaacaacagcagccaCTCGCCTGGAACGCCATG agcgacGACGGCTGGAATCCGAGGAGTTTGTCGAGTTTCCAAACATTTCCACGGCACCCGTCGCTACCCGGATCTTCGTCTAGTagctcctcttcttcttcgtcatcatcatcatcatcttcttcttcttcgcctTCGTCTTCCGGCGGTGGCGCTTCGCACCACCACGCCCATTCAAAGTCGTTGATTGAAGACGACTCCAAATACAGAAGTCAAACTAATAATGTGAAAAGCGGCGCCAAACTAGCGCTCCTACCCGGCGTGACCCCCACTCACGGCCATTCACGCTCGTTGGGCCAATCCACCGATTTCGTTCTTCATCCACTTCAAACACGACGTCAATCGTCTttg AACGGACATGACACCGACACTGAAGATCCCGATATCGTTCAAGTGACGTTGGGTCATAACGACCGTCGTTTCGGCTTCTCCGTCGTGGGCGGGTTAGAGGAAGGTTTCCCGCCTCGTATCGATGAAATCGCACCAG GATCCCCCGCAGACAAGGCGGATCTGGAGATTGGCGATGAGATCCTTGAGGTCAATGGCAAGTCGTTGGATGGTGCAACTCACACTGAAGTCATCTCTCACATCCACCAG TGCATCCGCTCGAGGACGATCTGCCTGAGAGTGAAGCGGAAGAGCGGCAACAAATTGG cCCAAGATTTGGCGGCCAATAGTAACGTGCAAGACGCCTTTGTTATCGCTGTGGAAAAACAAGCCCGTGAGCGGCTGGAAAGGTTGTCGGCGTTGAAGAAGATAAAACCGGTCGACATGACCAAACTCTCTCAACAG TTGAGTCACGACGGTGGATCAGCGACGCCATCTAACCGAGCCGCCGTTGTAGCAGCCGGGACGAAGATGGATGACGGCGATAAAGATGACGATGATGAGGACGAGGTCATCAGCCAAGGACATCGGAGTAAGAGCAGGACACCACCGCCATCGACGCCCACCGTCCCGAAAAAGGACGGCGGTGTCCGGCTGTCGGTGACGTCGCCACCGCCGGCCTTTGCTGGCGCTCTATCGCCTCCGGCCTCTGTGTCGGTCATTTCGCCTTTCGGTTCGCCCAGCGGTTGGATCGACGCTGCGAGTTCCGGCCGAGATGCGAATGGTGCCGCAGGAGCAGCAGGAGATGTTCACATCAACGGCGATCACGTGACCCAAGTCAGGGTAGACGCCATCGTCTTGACGCCGGAATCGTCGAGTGGGGGCGTTTCGCGAAGGAACCACCACCAACCGGAAGCGGTTTCTGCCGACGATGACGGAGATGATGGCGACGATAAAGAGGTGGGAGATCGTGACCAGAGTGAATTGCTGGTAACGACGACCCGATTGCCCGTGTCATCCAATGCCACACCGTCGTCTGCTAACAAATGCGCCGCCGCCGGTGGTGGGGGTGAACGTTTGCACGTCACTGCCGTTCAAGTGGAACACACCGTCACCCAGGACGAATCCGC GTTAAAATCGGGCAAGCCGTTTGGTAGTCGGGAGAGCGTCAAACCAAGCGGCAGCCAATGGGGCAGCAGTGATCCGTTAGATCAAACAACATCGTCAACCGCCATGGGCGCTATGAATGGCAATCCATCCATGCGAAGTAGCACCGGCGCAG ggAGTAGCCGAGGAACAAGCGGCCGGAGTGCGGGCGGTGGCAGCACTAGTCACAGTAGCGAAGGAGGTAGTGACTGGGCAACTCACGACACTGGTCCGCACAGGGAAATGGCTGTCGATGTACCCGACACGTTCGTCGGCCGCACCAAAACACCACCTCGTTACCCACCACCCAAGCCGGCCAATGCGTCGGCCGTTGTGGCCAACGCTCCAGTGGCCGTCAATAACAATTCGCCCGGATTGCGCAAGAAGGTGGTGACGGCTCAGGCCAATCAGGTGGCTTCCAACGGCATGGTGAGCGGCATCATGAAGCCGGCTCCTCCGTCGCGAGATCATTTGCGCATGGAGGACGACGGTCGAACATTGGTCGTCAATCACGCGCCTCCAACTGCCCAG AACTCGACTCGACTTCAACCTGCAACTCAATCGGAACAACAGGCAGCCGTTCCGGCAAAAGCGGTGGGCGTTGAAGTGGATGTTCTGAGCGCCGAGCAAAAGGAAAGAATACGAAAGTATCag GAGGATGAAAGAAAACGACGCGAGAAGGAGGAGCGCATTGCCCGCGAGGAGGAGTTTCTGCGCTCGTCGTTGCGCGGATCGCGCAAGCTCCAAGCGCTCGAAGAGAGTTGCACCAAGTCTCATCCGGCTGGAGCAGCTGCCGCTGCAGCTACTGGAGTGGTCAACATTGCCTACACCGGGCATGACGAAGACGACGACGTTGCTAACGATCCTGGTTTCGCTAACGCCGGCCTCGCTTGGGCTGCCCTGGCGCAAAACAATTACCTGCTCAACAGCGGCATGCAGAAGATTGTCG gGTTGCAAGATGTGACTGCGGCGCTCCAGCGAGTCCAGCAGCAATTGAAGAAGAATGGACATGCCGGACAGGGCGTAGAAGCGGATTTGGCTGCTGTGCAGAGTCTCTTGCTGTCGCCGGCCTTCCGGTCGGCTCTGACAATCCATTCGAAGGTGCAGGAAGTCTGGTGCTGCGGCCAGCCTACTTTGTCGTCTCATCACAATGTCCGGCAACTTGTCACTGAG TGTCTGAACGGACTGCAGCAGTGCGGTCGGCCAGAGGCGGTGGAGCTAGTGTCGTTGCTCGGTCGTTACGAAATGGAAGGTCTCCTCTACGCCCACGATCGAATTGCAGAAGTGAGCACGATCAGTACCGCCCCGTTGAACGACTCCAACCTCAGTGGTGACGATATGGACGCGATGCCCGAATCGGCTTTCATCTCATCGCATCTGTCGGGTCATTCACCCGCTCATTCGGCCAGCGGATCTTCGCAACATCATCAAGACAGGACTTTTAAAGTCATTTCCCTCGAAAAATCAAACGAACCTCTG GGCGCCACCGTGAGGAATGACGGTGAAGCTGTGGTGGTTGGTCGGATTGTTCGCGGCGGCGTTGCCGAACGTTCTGGTTTGCTGCACGAAGGCGATGAAATAGTGGAAGTGAACGGCGTCGAAGTGCGTGGCAAATCAATCAACGACGTCTGCGATCTTGTGGCATCCATGACGGGCACCATCACCTTCCTCATTGTTCCAGTCGGAAGTGGATCCATCTCCAAAGCGCCTGCTGGTGTCCTTCCACCTAATCCGGTGGTTCATCTCAAAGCTCATTTTGATTACGATCCAGAGGACGACCTCTACATCCCTTGCAAGGAACTCGGCATTAGTTTTATGAAGGGCGATATCCTTCACGTCATTTCGCAAGAGGACGCCAACTGGTGGCAGGCATTCCGCGAAGGTGAAGAGGATCAAACATTGGCTGGTCTCATTCCCAGTCGATCCTTCCAGCAACA GCGAGAGGCGGTTAAACAGGCCATGGTCATTGACACGACCGAAAATGAGATCACGTCGCGCTCCAAGGCCGGCACGTTGCTCTGTGCCAAAAAGcaacacaagaaaaagaagagaactaGTTTCCGGTCCAACTATGGCAAAG aagaaagcgaagaaatCTTGACTTATGAGGAAGTAGGACTGTATTACCCTCGTGCCAATCACAAACGGCCAATTGTTCTTATCGGTCCGCCCAATATCGGTCGCAAAGAACTGCGCGAAATGTTGATGCAGGATTCCGAACGTTTCGCTCCAGCCGTTCCTC ACACGAGCCGGACGAAAAAAGATTCCGAGATCAATGGCCAAGATTACCATTTTATTTCGCGCAGTCAGTTTGAGGCCGATATTATCAACCGGAGGTTTGTCGAGCACGGCGAGTACGAAAAATCGTACTACGGCACGACGCTCGACGCCATTCGAACGGTCGTTTCGGCCGGCAAGTTTTGCGTCCTCAATCTACACCCTCAATCTCTGAAAATCCTCAAAGAATCCAATTTGATGCCTTTTGTCGTCTTTGTGGCGCCACCGTCGCTCGAGAAATTGCGAGCCAAGAAACGAGACAAAGGGGAAACTGTCAAG GACGAGGATTTGAAAGAGATCATCGAAAAGGCTCGCGAAATGGAGGATGTCTATGGTCACTTTTTCGACATGGTCATTGTGAACGGCGAGGAAGAGCGAACCTACAGCCAATTGGTTAGCGAAGTGAATCGATTGGAGCGTGAACCGCAATGGGTGCCAGTTGTGTGGCTCGACCGTAACAGCAACGATCACAAGTGA